A stretch of Caenorhabditis elegans chromosome IV DNA encodes these proteins:
- the nhr-229 gene encoding Nuclear receptor domain-containing protein (Partially confirmed by transcript evidence) — protein sequence MDPLFDARVFYDLFSNFDQLYAQGTGEWHDFLMDSKQPKNIHEDCELKQDELISKLQHSQQNFDNIKKILANFEKENENLADENEILKTRVAILEKDVKEERNATKMAKNLNEEIVNELKLSEELIDCLEKQLQESKIELKEEKLSKKHLLTTMKSLETEKMEQEHKTKIMNKEVEELKIRVKELEATDYSEKNIELERQVGKLTAQLQDFESSRGYEQELILSLLEFQKRKSDKQLKDLQSKLERNLELVELNKLHEEVQSERLLKSEVAEKLAELIKSVKTSNSMLLEKTTQFEDAQGSRENVVEGANDEMDTSFASDETRTENCQVCDAPNAQKHYNAQTCGGCSQFFRKIVIDSKQNSLKCSGSGRCKINTVTRNYCSYCRYAKCVSEGMDAGKVGERIQNE from the exons ATGGATCCCCTTTTTGATGCACGAGTTTTCTAcgatttgttttccaattttgatcaaCTTTATGCTCAAGGAACTGGAGAATGGcatgattttttaatggacAGTAAACAACCCAAAAACATTCATGAAGACTGTGAACTGAAACAAGACGAATTGATTTCGAAGCTCCAGCATTCTCAACAAAACTTtgataatatcaaaaaaatattagcaaattttgaaaaagaaaatgagaatttagCGGACgagaatgaaattttgaagacaaG agttgcaattttggaaaaggaCGTAAAGGAAGAGAGAAACGCCACGAAAATGGCCAAGAATCTGAACGAAGAAATTGTCAATGAACTGAAACTGTCAGAAGAGTTAATTGATTGTTTGGAAAAACAACTTCAAGAATCAAAAATAGAGCTAAAAGAAGagaaattgtcgaaaaaacaTCTATTAACAACTATGAAGTCactggaaactgaaaaaatggaacaagAGCACAAGACCAAAATAATGAACAAAGAAGtggaagaattgaaaattcgtgTCAAAGAATTGGAGGCCACTGATTATTCGGA aaagaataTTGAATTGGAAAGACAAGTGGGAAAGTTGACAGCTCAACTTCAAGATTTCGAAAGTTCTCGAGGTTATGAACAGGAATTAATTCTCAGTCTgctcgaatttcaaaaaaggaaatcgGACAAACAATTGAAAGACCTTCAATCAAAGTTAGAACGAAATCTGGAGCTTGTAGAGCTCAATAAGCTACACGAAGAGGTCCAATCAGAAAGATTGTTAAAATCGGAAGTGGCCGAGAAACTTGCAGAATTAATCAAATCagtaaaaacttcaaattcaatG tTGTTGGAAAAGACTACTCAGTTTGAGGACGCGCAGGGAAGCAGAGAAAATGTTGTGGAAGGTGCCAATGATGAGATGGATACG AGTTTTGCAAGTGACGAAACCCGGACTGAGAACTGCCAAGTTTGTGATGCACCAAATGCACAAAAGCACTATAATGCTCAAACATGCGG agGCTGCtcgcaattttttagaaaaattgtaatcGATTCCAAGCAGAACAGCCTGAAATGCAGTGGAAGTGGACGTTGTAAAATCAACACTG TAACACGAAATTATTGTTCTTACTGTCGATACGCCAAATGTGTCTCAGAAGGAATGGATGCAGGAAAGGTTGGAGAGAGAATTCAGAACGAGTGA
- the dct-13 gene encoding C3H1-type domain-containing protein (Confirmed by transcript evidence) produces the protein MFTETSPIMNNVELNYAPNTLSNLILTCAFPANSTQSLSSQSSTGSSDQHSVILQENESAHKLSSAIANCDPCTISDELREEMMRLKKKEKAFKTSLCLSHKRGKTCIYGEACKFAHGVHELRCQQTTRNHRNYKTVLCDKFTTTGYCKYGARCQFIHRSMDTTPAAKPMETADFKPNVQSDLSRAFALDSSSFLPNWHCSALLQ, from the coding sequence ATGTTCACTGAAACTTCACCAATCATGAACAACGTTGAGCTCAATTATGCTCCAAATACTCTGTCAAATCTCATTCTGACATGTGCTTTTCCTGCTAATTCCACTCAATCGCTTTCATCGCAATCATCTACTGGATCTTCTGACCAACATAGTGTCATTCTCCAAGAAAATGAATCTGCACACAAATTGTCTTCCGCTATCGCCAATTGTGATCCATGCACAATTTCTGATGAGCTTCGTGAAGAAATGATGCGActgaagaagaaggaaaaagcATTCAAAACATCTTTGTGTCTTTCCCACAAACGTGGTAAAACATGCATTTACGGTGAAGCATGCAAATTTGCTCATGGTGTGCATGAGCTCAGGTGTCAACAGACCACAAGAAACCATCGTAATTATAAAACAGTCCTTTGCGATAAATTCACGACAACTGGATATTGCAAGTACGGAGCCAGGTGTCAATTCATTCACAGATCCATGGACACAACGCCTGCAGCCAAACCGATGGAAACTGCGGACTTCAAGCCTAACGTTCAATCGGACCTTTCTCGTGCATTTGCTCTGGACTCTTCAAGTTTCTTGCCAAATTGGCATTGCTCAGCTcttcttcaataa